From the genome of Limisalsivibrio acetivorans, one region includes:
- a CDS encoding methionyl-tRNA formyltransferase yields MLRVGFMGRTSFMMNTIQLIHESGFPIAFIATAPAAQEYIVNEQDFQETAGRLGVPFYGKEIGSGEISRLSADIILSVNWPRIIGDELISSVPLGILNAHFGDLPKYRGNACPNWAIINDEDYINLSIHRMMAGELDCGYVLAERKIKNDDSLYIKDIYEWGEEAIPEAFLETVKLLSENSKFHIRYADPQSKDAMRCYPRNIEDGRINWTHSSTEILRLIRASGEPFYGAFCHYNDEEIIITRAKLYDDKENYCAMPGQISLVDERGVVVITGKDKLLITEIKHNGEKKHPSSVIRGIRKRLT; encoded by the coding sequence ATGCTGAGGGTCGGTTTCATGGGCAGAACCTCTTTCATGATGAATACGATACAGCTTATTCATGAATCAGGGTTTCCCATCGCTTTTATTGCAACGGCACCCGCCGCCCAGGAATACATTGTAAATGAACAAGATTTTCAGGAAACTGCTGGCAGACTGGGTGTGCCCTTCTACGGAAAGGAGATAGGCTCCGGGGAAATATCCAGATTATCTGCAGACATTATACTAAGTGTTAACTGGCCGAGGATAATCGGTGATGAACTGATAAGTTCTGTACCCCTCGGCATATTGAATGCACACTTCGGGGATCTCCCTAAATATCGCGGGAACGCATGCCCGAACTGGGCGATTATCAATGATGAAGACTATATTAACCTGTCTATCCATAGGATGATGGCTGGCGAGCTGGACTGCGGCTATGTACTGGCCGAAAGGAAGATTAAAAACGACGATTCCCTTTATATAAAGGATATATACGAATGGGGGGAGGAAGCTATCCCCGAAGCGTTCCTTGAGACAGTGAAGTTGCTTTCAGAAAACAGCAAATTCCACATACGCTACGCCGATCCTCAATCCAAGGATGCAATGAGGTGCTACCCGAGAAACATAGAGGATGGACGAATAAACTGGACGCACAGCTCCACTGAAATACTACGTCTAATAAGAGCCTCTGGAGAGCCCTTTTACGGTGCGTTCTGTCACTATAATGATGAAGAGATAATTATAACAAGGGCAAAGCTTTATGACGATAAGGAAAACTACTGCGCCATGCCCGGTCAAATAAGCCTTGTTGACGAAAGGGGTGTTGTTGTTATCACAGGAAAAGATAAACTCCTAATCACAGAAATAAAGCACAATGGTGAAAAAAAGCACCCCTCCAGTGTAATCAGAGGAATCAGAAAAAGACTTACCTAA
- a CDS encoding radical SAM protein, with protein MDITVLAACANEKDAELAENIIKYNNFSAKYALFKIEDNGLSFLRGTIEPKEAETLPRILAVMDKESEHYILLELIRADVRKGLLQSIFQEFQRTRKDYGYTDIIYHTKCRAEILTRKGAIDAQSIDTGSFATIFEARLSPAEDVFWTPWEDVVYYYKKDERYSSPMYLNIEITTKCDLRCPKCQYHGDIQSFCTSPERNSDMDFEMLKYLMDQAAEFEKKPLINLHSGGENVLYYKFREAVLYAEKKGLKIILTTNGISMDKDLADFFLERENMHAISVSLDAMSPEIYEKMHGIDRYEKVVENLEYILARKKELGKKFPYVGLNCCLNKVNSHIFHDYFEKWKDKVDNITNPIIYYYDDETKLTLPPYTDFPRFDYPCQVPFLALWVDGSGRYFSCHHMPSKTPSVMELSLKDFWATAMEDLRSYMKGELESDFFDAHCKKCFIRNANNCQFRFFNGKKGIANPTCYAYHIA; from the coding sequence ATGGATATAACCGTTCTGGCCGCATGCGCAAACGAAAAGGATGCGGAACTGGCAGAGAATATCATAAAATACAACAACTTCAGCGCTAAATATGCTCTTTTCAAAATAGAAGATAACGGCCTGAGCTTTCTACGGGGCACAATCGAGCCCAAAGAAGCAGAAACCTTACCCAGGATTCTCGCAGTTATGGATAAAGAATCCGAACACTACATCCTCCTTGAGCTCATAAGGGCCGATGTGAGGAAAGGGCTCCTTCAATCAATCTTTCAGGAGTTCCAGAGAACACGAAAAGACTACGGATATACCGATATCATCTACCATACGAAATGCAGAGCAGAGATACTCACCAGGAAAGGGGCAATCGATGCACAAAGTATTGATACAGGCTCTTTTGCCACCATCTTCGAGGCGAGGCTGAGCCCCGCTGAGGATGTCTTCTGGACACCGTGGGAGGATGTTGTTTACTACTACAAGAAGGATGAGCGGTACTCATCACCCATGTACCTGAATATTGAGATAACCACAAAGTGCGACCTGAGGTGCCCTAAGTGCCAGTACCACGGTGATATCCAATCCTTCTGCACATCACCTGAACGAAACTCGGACATGGATTTCGAGATGCTTAAGTACCTGATGGATCAAGCTGCGGAGTTTGAGAAAAAACCCCTGATCAACCTGCATTCGGGTGGAGAAAACGTTCTTTACTACAAGTTCAGGGAGGCTGTGCTCTATGCCGAGAAGAAGGGGCTGAAGATTATCCTCACCACCAACGGCATCTCTATGGACAAAGACCTTGCCGACTTCTTCCTCGAAAGGGAAAACATGCATGCCATATCCGTGAGCCTCGATGCAATGAGTCCCGAGATTTACGAAAAGATGCACGGTATCGACAGGTATGAGAAGGTGGTCGAAAACCTTGAATACATACTTGCCCGAAAAAAGGAGCTTGGCAAAAAATTTCCCTACGTGGGGCTTAACTGCTGCCTGAACAAGGTAAACAGCCATATATTCCACGACTACTTCGAGAAATGGAAGGATAAGGTGGATAATATAACAAACCCTATAATCTACTACTACGACGATGAAACCAAGCTCACCCTCCCCCCCTACACCGATTTCCCGAGATTTGACTACCCGTGCCAGGTTCCGTTCCTTGCCCTCTGGGTGGACGGAAGCGGAAGGTACTTCTCCTGCCACCACATGCCCTCAAAGACCCCCAGTGTAATGGAGCTGAGTCTCAAGGATTTCTGGGCCACTGCCATGGAGGATCTCAGAAGCTACATGAAGGGCGAGCTTGAAAGCGACTTCTTTGATGCGCACTGCAAAAAATGCTTCATAAGGAACGCAAATAACTGCCAGTTCAGATTCTTCAACGGCAAAAAGGGCATTGCGAACCCGACTTGTTACGCATACCATATTGCGTAG
- a CDS encoding radical SAM/SPASM domain-containing protein has product MFVIARCQKEQDVVFARKAFEQLPEGSSLIIMERNSGTPDYDTYCAEGDIKLPHSTYRRAPQLLSPTGSDTVIMHLSSVDADAGILGRALEKHRASKKPYSLFSYNMFTKARFEFINKELLATASQRESEYLYDTPDANFSHAIWPDKEDFSSYYKDNFERYFAYPQSISLQLTPKCNKRCPKCLYHSPELMGNKKSPTPEADMPIETAEALLKEISGWSTRPVVSPSCESEPYMYRDIERFISSAEGYGIPIHITTNGTLLNEQNIDFMLGRKNLHALVFSVDALSEETYSQMQPPGRLKDIEKKILYAADAKKRLNSTALIYVNCVISERNREEFSHLVERWIPVVDGVSGILSLEYTKDGKLASLPPFFDKGETLPCKTAWDTMYIYADGSSIPCDKHPVMLGNVLEEGILNVWRNERYKKWRESQLSNSHNCHIWSTALAIPISENGRTVTLTPFTYDCRKT; this is encoded by the coding sequence ATGTTTGTCATAGCCAGATGCCAGAAAGAGCAGGATGTAGTATTTGCCCGCAAAGCCTTCGAGCAGCTCCCCGAAGGAAGCTCCCTGATAATCATGGAGCGGAATTCTGGCACGCCCGACTACGATACATACTGCGCCGAAGGTGACATAAAACTGCCTCATTCCACATACAGAAGAGCTCCGCAGCTTCTCAGCCCTACCGGTTCCGATACAGTAATTATGCATCTTTCATCGGTGGATGCCGATGCCGGTATCCTCGGAAGAGCACTGGAAAAGCATAGAGCATCAAAAAAGCCCTACTCCCTTTTCAGCTACAATATGTTCACCAAGGCAAGGTTTGAATTCATAAACAAAGAACTGCTTGCTACAGCATCCCAAAGGGAATCGGAATACCTTTATGACACACCCGATGCTAACTTCTCCCACGCCATATGGCCGGATAAAGAGGACTTCAGCTCATACTACAAGGACAACTTCGAAAGATACTTCGCATACCCCCAGTCCATCTCTCTGCAGCTCACCCCTAAATGCAACAAAAGGTGCCCTAAATGCCTCTACCACTCGCCGGAACTCATGGGTAACAAGAAATCACCCACTCCGGAGGCGGATATGCCCATTGAAACCGCCGAAGCACTGCTGAAAGAGATATCCGGATGGAGCACACGCCCCGTTGTTTCACCTTCTTGCGAGAGCGAGCCTTATATGTACAGGGATATTGAACGCTTCATTTCCAGTGCCGAAGGCTATGGCATACCCATACACATAACCACAAACGGAACACTCCTGAATGAACAGAACATAGACTTTATGCTCGGCAGAAAGAACCTCCACGCCCTCGTTTTCAGTGTGGATGCCCTGAGCGAGGAGACCTATTCCCAGATGCAGCCGCCGGGGAGATTGAAGGATATTGAGAAAAAGATCCTCTATGCCGCCGATGCTAAGAAAAGGCTCAACTCAACGGCTTTAATATACGTAAACTGCGTAATATCTGAAAGAAACAGGGAGGAGTTCAGTCATTTGGTTGAAAGATGGATTCCCGTTGTGGACGGGGTTTCCGGGATCCTTTCCCTTGAATATACAAAAGACGGCAAACTCGCCTCACTCCCCCCCTTCTTCGATAAAGGAGAAACACTCCCCTGTAAAACTGCATGGGACACAATGTACATCTATGCAGACGGTAGCTCCATCCCCTGCGATAAGCACCCTGTAATGCTGGGGAATGTGCTTGAGGAAGGTATTCTCAATGTTTGGCGTAATGAGCGATACAAAAAATGGCGTGAATCACAGCTCAGCAACAGCCACAACTGTCATATATGGTCCACAGCCCTTGCCATACCTATATCCGAAAATGGACGGACAGTAACTCTCACCCCCTTCACATACGACTGCAGGAAGACCTGA
- a CDS encoding B12-binding domain-containing radical SAM protein yields MRILMLLPDIYMDSTLGFPLGALYICSVLRDDGNDVRLELISSSNARYDTLTALEKHAPEAICVSAIVTEFTIIREILKTCRAHSPDALRVLGGALLSSRPELIMENTDADIGIIGEGEITASKLFKCIKGNDDFEDVRGIIYRKDGSMFKTPSRELIQDLDSIPFPAHDLIDYGRYLSTRPRSNFMYFSAVDNPRTASIITSRSCPYLCTFCYHPMGRGTYRKRSMDNVFEEIDYLVKNFGINFLYLSDDMFSANRERVLEFCRRIREYGINWYAQMRIQAASGELLTAMYDSGCITVGYGVESINPDVLKSMKKKSSKERIEKALDLTIKNRIFHSGLIIFGDPAETFSMAQESIEWVRSNPQYNIAVTPILAYPASEDYLYAVEKGFITDEIEHIEKECPPVNFSRMDDKEYRDIFIEGRNLWQRINTSKESFSFNYEGNDGEDFIYTVKSKCPACSEESVYKGFRAFALTNTNYSPIEKFVVMCKHCRQRVDILPMWIPHIEAAYLESAESLNPILEKLAAEKTPVALTPFIHEKALENMNSIYSLEGLNIVSVMDSNSFLHGYKYLNKAVVTRQNKTAYSALPENTAVVVLPTGKRKMIEEIVKGFAAGNIINLLPEVRT; encoded by the coding sequence ATGCGTATCCTTATGCTCCTTCCGGATATATATATGGATTCCACTCTGGGCTTCCCGCTGGGAGCCCTTTATATATGCTCCGTACTAAGGGATGATGGGAATGATGTACGTCTGGAGCTCATATCCAGCTCCAATGCACGCTATGATACCTTAACAGCCCTGGAAAAACATGCACCCGAGGCCATTTGTGTTTCGGCAATAGTGACCGAATTCACGATTATAAGGGAAATCCTAAAGACATGCAGGGCGCATTCACCTGATGCGCTAAGAGTGCTCGGAGGAGCCCTGCTCTCTAGCAGGCCGGAGCTGATAATGGAAAATACCGATGCGGATATCGGTATAATCGGCGAAGGGGAGATTACGGCATCAAAGCTTTTCAAGTGCATAAAAGGCAATGACGATTTTGAAGATGTCCGGGGAATAATATACCGCAAGGACGGAAGCATGTTCAAGACCCCTTCGAGGGAGCTTATTCAGGATCTGGACAGCATCCCATTCCCTGCCCACGACCTAATAGACTACGGGCGATACCTCTCAACACGCCCGAGATCAAATTTCATGTATTTCTCCGCCGTGGACAATCCAAGAACGGCATCGATCATAACATCAAGATCCTGCCCCTACCTTTGCACCTTCTGCTATCACCCCATGGGGAGAGGAACATACCGTAAGAGAAGCATGGACAACGTTTTCGAAGAGATCGATTACCTTGTAAAAAACTTCGGGATAAACTTCCTTTATCTCAGCGATGACATGTTCTCCGCCAACAGGGAGAGAGTCCTTGAGTTCTGCAGAAGAATCAGGGAGTACGGAATAAACTGGTATGCCCAGATGCGTATTCAGGCCGCATCCGGGGAGCTTCTCACAGCCATGTATGATTCCGGCTGCATAACAGTGGGCTACGGCGTAGAAAGCATTAATCCGGATGTTCTGAAGAGCATGAAGAAAAAGAGCTCAAAGGAGCGGATTGAGAAAGCTCTGGATCTTACAATCAAAAACAGGATATTCCACAGCGGACTCATCATCTTCGGCGATCCCGCAGAAACGTTCTCCATGGCGCAGGAATCCATAGAATGGGTACGTTCAAACCCTCAATACAACATAGCTGTAACACCGATACTCGCCTATCCCGCCTCCGAGGATTATCTATACGCAGTAGAAAAAGGCTTTATCACCGACGAGATAGAGCATATCGAAAAAGAGTGCCCCCCTGTAAACTTCAGCAGAATGGACGACAAAGAATACAGGGATATCTTCATAGAGGGGCGGAACCTCTGGCAGAGGATAAACACTTCAAAAGAATCATTCTCCTTCAACTATGAGGGGAATGACGGAGAAGACTTCATATACACAGTTAAGTCAAAATGCCCCGCCTGTTCAGAGGAATCTGTCTATAAAGGCTTTCGGGCATTTGCATTGACGAATACGAACTACTCGCCTATTGAGAAGTTTGTCGTAATGTGCAAGCACTGCCGCCAGAGGGTCGATATACTCCCCATGTGGATACCACACATCGAAGCGGCTTATCTGGAATCTGCCGAATCGCTGAACCCTATTCTTGAGAAACTCGCCGCAGAAAAAACCCCGGTTGCCCTCACACCTTTCATCCACGAAAAGGCTTTAGAAAACATGAACAGTATATACAGCCTGGAGGGTCTTAATATTGTCAGCGTCATGGACAGCAACAGTTTCCTGCACGGCTACAAATACCTAAACAAGGCAGTTGTTACGAGACAGAATAAAACTGCCTACTCCGCACTGCCGGAGAATACCGCTGTAGTAGTCCTGCCCACGGGCAAGCGGAAAATGATCGAGGAAATTGTTAAAGGGTTTGCCGCCGGTAATATTATAAATCTTCTGCCGGAGGTCCGGACATGA
- a CDS encoding radical SAM/SPASM domain-containing protein, giving the protein MSLIIHARCLTESDRNLAEEIASTIEGAVLYLYSSSDGKFTAGGKSLYPGEILEKHQKENSCPALFLYLHHADCRRDFIKRAYSKYSGRGMMIASLNPLFRLKGEFVSIDLTGYRKDREFLSFGMTDYTLFNPEDADREFYFIERFDELHSIPKSINIQLVNACNKKCPKCLFHSEESPFSQNFNGGEMEERVLQKILSDAASMSPKPVISTSHGCEPLLYSRFEHFLAETARYGLRVNLTSNAELLTREKTDRILSSGADIATATFSLDAVKQNTYLRVQPPGNLDETERSIEYFIDKADNAGIPVELSYVYDDNNADEFEAFLNKWKDKVSMITKTDRFYIEDGAFVIEPSAANYVSTPCHILWNAMFIDYRGSVWRCGMDFEERGSSLPNVLEENTCNIWRGDKFMELRREHIDGELSGLCRKCLCFGHFNDNTAEEEDGMLVKKFYGFTTYKPLNKYHNKNTGD; this is encoded by the coding sequence ATGAGCCTTATCATACACGCAAGATGCCTGACAGAATCAGACAGAAACCTTGCAGAGGAGATAGCTTCCACCATAGAGGGAGCAGTTTTATATCTATACAGCAGTTCGGACGGCAAGTTCACAGCGGGAGGTAAATCGTTATATCCGGGTGAGATCCTTGAGAAGCACCAGAAAGAAAACTCCTGTCCTGCACTGTTCCTTTATCTCCACCATGCCGACTGCCGAAGGGACTTCATAAAGCGAGCATACTCAAAATACTCTGGAAGAGGAATGATGATAGCCTCACTGAACCCCCTATTCCGCCTTAAAGGAGAGTTTGTATCGATAGATCTCACTGGCTACCGGAAGGACAGAGAGTTCCTCTCCTTCGGCATGACAGACTACACGCTTTTCAATCCAGAGGATGCAGACAGGGAGTTCTACTTTATAGAACGCTTTGACGAGCTGCACAGCATACCGAAATCCATAAACATACAGCTTGTTAACGCATGCAATAAGAAGTGCCCGAAGTGCCTCTTTCACTCCGAGGAGAGCCCCTTCTCACAGAATTTCAACGGTGGTGAGATGGAAGAGAGAGTATTACAGAAAATTCTCTCCGATGCCGCCTCAATGTCTCCCAAACCTGTTATCAGCACATCCCACGGGTGCGAACCTCTCCTATACAGCAGATTTGAACATTTCCTTGCCGAAACAGCCCGTTACGGGCTCAGGGTTAATCTAACATCCAATGCAGAGCTTCTTACTCGTGAGAAAACAGACAGGATTCTCTCCTCCGGTGCGGACATAGCAACCGCTACATTCAGTCTGGATGCTGTAAAACAAAACACATATCTCAGGGTGCAGCCCCCCGGCAACCTGGACGAAACGGAAAGAAGCATAGAATACTTCATAGATAAGGCTGACAATGCAGGGATACCGGTTGAACTGAGCTATGTATATGATGATAATAATGCAGATGAGTTCGAGGCCTTTCTGAATAAATGGAAGGATAAGGTCTCCATGATAACAAAGACCGACCGATTCTATATTGAGGATGGTGCATTTGTAATAGAGCCTTCGGCCGCAAACTATGTATCAACACCATGCCATATACTCTGGAACGCCATGTTCATAGACTATCGCGGGAGTGTCTGGAGATGCGGAATGGACTTTGAGGAGAGAGGAAGCTCCCTTCCAAATGTTTTGGAAGAGAATACCTGTAACATATGGCGGGGGGATAAGTTCATGGAGCTTCGAAGGGAGCATATTGATGGAGAACTCTCTGGTTTGTGCAGAAAATGCCTTTGTTTTGGTCACTTCAACGACAACACTGCCGAAGAAGAGGATGGAATGCTCGTTAAGAAGTTTTACGGGTTCACCACATACAAGCCGTTAAACAAATACCACAATAAAAACACCGGAGACTAG
- a CDS encoding radical SAM protein, whose amino-acid sequence MRCYWELSKKADKETIQQNLNVLLNSSAVESIHIPGNALKENPWLAEYATTAPDEFYTFAERSPEVTLLRFAPFINTVPGTLIDKMYREHKENGAEYTYADLHDIYFKGTFEIVESSPISRLGERRPFFPDDSLGLFGELKFHVYHFDVEDYSHYLKDNFDRYFKYPVSISLESTYLCNLRCDMCCYHSEKYDRNWMENAGAPYMDFDKYTGLIDEIASFGRNPTVELVHRGEPLLHKRLVEMVEYGSRKGIKISLVTNALELDADKSKSLLDAGLTNMWFSMDGADRETYESIRRGSNYEKVIKNIHAYIDTAEKSSSNTFTAMKYVLSEANAGGRERMADMWLDKVNYLVFQIMKKHNSDGEFSIIRDTNAENLNIKERMPCLHLFHTALVTAQGNVGPCTNLYNEKPEHIIGNVFEENSLYGVWAGEEFRRRRELALEKRYSEIPLCNICDGFIAVPYLLDKRMEGNRFIIHDDFGYIYTKADDKKLYPNFTF is encoded by the coding sequence ATGAGATGTTACTGGGAACTTTCCAAAAAAGCAGATAAGGAAACCATACAGCAAAACCTTAATGTTCTTTTGAACAGCAGTGCCGTTGAAAGCATCCATATACCGGGCAACGCACTGAAGGAAAACCCCTGGCTGGCTGAGTATGCAACAACCGCCCCGGATGAATTCTACACATTCGCAGAGCGCTCCCCGGAGGTTACATTACTCCGTTTTGCCCCTTTCATTAATACGGTTCCCGGCACTTTAATCGATAAAATGTACAGGGAACACAAAGAAAACGGTGCCGAATATACCTATGCCGATCTGCACGATATCTACTTCAAGGGGACCTTTGAGATCGTAGAAAGCTCTCCCATTTCCAGACTTGGAGAGAGAAGACCATTCTTCCCCGATGACTCCCTAGGGCTGTTCGGCGAGCTTAAGTTTCATGTTTATCACTTCGACGTGGAGGACTACAGTCATTACCTGAAGGACAACTTCGACAGGTATTTCAAGTATCCCGTGTCCATATCCCTTGAATCTACCTACCTCTGCAACCTTCGTTGCGACATGTGCTGCTACCATTCAGAAAAATACGACAGAAACTGGATGGAGAATGCAGGTGCTCCGTATATGGATTTTGACAAATATACAGGATTAATCGACGAGATAGCATCCTTTGGCAGAAATCCCACCGTGGAGCTGGTTCACAGAGGGGAGCCCCTTCTGCATAAAAGACTTGTGGAGATGGTGGAATACGGCAGCAGGAAAGGAATTAAGATCTCCCTTGTAACCAACGCCCTTGAGCTTGATGCGGACAAATCAAAGTCACTTCTGGATGCGGGCCTTACAAACATGTGGTTCAGTATGGACGGTGCGGACAGGGAAACCTACGAAAGCATCAGAAGAGGTTCTAACTATGAAAAGGTTATAAAGAATATCCATGCATACATAGATACAGCGGAGAAGAGTTCCTCAAACACCTTCACTGCAATGAAATACGTCCTATCCGAAGCTAATGCAGGGGGGCGGGAGCGCATGGCCGATATGTGGCTGGACAAGGTGAACTATCTGGTTTTTCAAATAATGAAGAAACACAACAGTGACGGCGAGTTCAGCATCATACGTGATACCAATGCAGAGAACCTGAATATAAAGGAGCGGATGCCTTGCCTGCACCTTTTCCATACGGCACTTGTTACCGCACAAGGGAACGTGGGTCCCTGTACAAACCTGTATAACGAAAAACCGGAGCATATCATAGGAAATGTATTCGAAGAGAACTCGCTCTATGGTGTATGGGCCGGCGAAGAGTTCCGCAGGAGAAGGGAACTTGCCCTTGAAAAGAGATACAGCGAGATACCTCTATGCAACATATGCGACGGTTTCATAGCGGTACCCTACCTTCTGGATAAGAGGATGGAAGGAAACCGCTTTATCATCCACGACGACTTCGGATATATCTACACAAAGGCAGATGACAAAAAACTGTACCCGAATTTCACTTTCTAA
- a CDS encoding class I SAM-dependent methyltransferase, with protein sequence MNDIERYWEEHTVNSTPFTSKEESERYLLWRSDIYPKMKELMDLYGDRGGQTVLDYGCGPGDDTIGYLMEGGASKVFSLDISSKALGLLEDRLKLYGIDSKRVELIKIQEGESIPIDVGSIDHVHSSGVIHHSSSPADVLKELYRVLRPSGTGVVMVYNRESVWFHLFTVYERMIKKGHFEGLSPEEAFSRTTDGENCPVSKPFVPKEFISLCRNVGFDAEFAGGYISEREMEMLRYKYMDALKDERLPEESREFLDSLQFSGRGFPMKDKLFAGIGGVYRLRK encoded by the coding sequence GTGAACGATATAGAGAGATACTGGGAAGAGCATACTGTGAACTCTACTCCATTTACATCAAAGGAAGAATCGGAAAGGTATCTGCTCTGGAGGAGCGATATCTATCCCAAGATGAAAGAGCTTATGGATCTTTATGGTGACAGAGGGGGGCAGACTGTACTTGACTATGGCTGCGGACCCGGTGATGACACCATCGGATACCTGATGGAAGGTGGTGCCAGTAAAGTATTTTCACTGGATATATCCTCGAAGGCTCTGGGGCTCCTTGAAGACAGGCTGAAGCTTTACGGTATTGACAGTAAAAGGGTAGAGCTTATAAAAATTCAGGAAGGGGAGAGTATTCCAATTGATGTAGGGAGTATTGACCATGTCCATTCCTCCGGTGTTATCCATCACAGCAGCTCCCCCGCAGATGTTTTAAAGGAGCTTTACAGAGTTCTCAGGCCGAGCGGTACAGGTGTTGTTATGGTGTACAACAGGGAGAGCGTCTGGTTTCATCTTTTCACAGTTTATGAGAGGATGATCAAAAAAGGTCATTTTGAAGGGCTCAGTCCCGAGGAAGCCTTTTCCAGAACGACGGACGGCGAGAACTGTCCCGTCTCAAAACCCTTTGTACCCAAAGAGTTTATATCCCTATGCCGGAATGTAGGTTTCGATGCTGAGTTTGCCGGCGGCTACATAAGCGAAAGGGAGATGGAGATGCTCCGCTATAAGTATATGGACGCCCTCAAGGATGAGAGACTTCCGGAGGAATCAAGGGAGTTCCTCGATTCACTCCAGTTCAGTGGTAGAGGTTTTCCTATGAAAGATAAGCTCTTTGCAGGAATAGGCGGAGTATACAGGCTTAGAAAGTGA
- a CDS encoding radical SAM/SPASM domain-containing protein, with protein sequence MISKNRDEDRREFLRPDFPQAVGISLGEWQCNRLCRMCPMFSQRVERERYITDEVFEKACRDMAGRKISLELSAYGETFQHPKADEYLFTSRRLCPDAHIVVATNGTLIDKERAEKIVDSGIDNLSFSLDAGSAETYKWLTGAVDYENVCRNLETLVETRNKRGADHLFIQTHIIGISELEHEFKDFLERWEGVTDKVYVRGFGNWAGLVNENEVTGIDVDRYGNRIEAEVDCPGVRYPCAWLWYATKIEPNGDVSKCFIHVTGEKNPLGNIMEEDFEGIWKGEKLAEYRRLHLQNRPEELEFCERCSVWSLFPNFWHKTDNDSWE encoded by the coding sequence ATGATATCAAAGAACAGAGATGAAGACAGAAGAGAGTTTTTGCGTCCAGATTTTCCCCAGGCCGTAGGTATATCTCTGGGGGAATGGCAGTGCAACAGGCTTTGCCGGATGTGCCCTATGTTCAGCCAAAGGGTTGAAAGGGAACGCTACATAACCGATGAGGTCTTTGAAAAAGCGTGCAGAGACATGGCAGGCAGGAAGATAAGCCTTGAGTTAAGTGCATACGGTGAAACGTTCCAACACCCCAAGGCGGATGAGTATCTCTTTACCTCCCGCAGGCTTTGCCCGGATGCTCATATAGTTGTGGCTACGAACGGAACTCTCATTGATAAAGAACGTGCGGAGAAAATTGTGGACAGCGGTATAGACAACCTCTCATTTTCTCTTGATGCAGGTTCTGCAGAAACCTATAAATGGCTTACGGGAGCAGTTGATTACGAAAACGTTTGCAGAAACCTCGAAACCCTTGTGGAAACGAGAAATAAAAGGGGTGCCGACCACCTTTTTATCCAGACCCATATCATTGGAATCAGCGAGCTTGAGCATGAGTTCAAGGATTTTCTCGAAAGATGGGAAGGGGTTACTGATAAGGTGTATGTGCGGGGTTTTGGCAATTGGGCCGGGCTTGTGAATGAGAATGAGGTTACCGGGATAGATGTTGACCGTTACGGTAACAGGATCGAAGCGGAAGTTGATTGCCCCGGGGTCAGGTACCCTTGCGCATGGCTGTGGTACGCTACAAAAATAGAACCGAACGGAGATGTTTCAAAGTGTTTTATCCACGTAACAGGGGAGAAGAACCCCCTGGGGAATATTATGGAGGAGGACTTCGAGGGTATATGGAAAGGGGAAAAGCTTGCAGAATACAGAAGGCTTCATCTGCAGAACAGACCTGAGGAACTTGAGTTCTGTGAAAGGTGTAGCGTATGGAGCCTTTTTCCGAACTTTTGGCATAAAACAGACAACGACAGCTGGGAATAG